In Chromobacterium rhizoryzae, one genomic interval encodes:
- the iolE gene encoding myo-inosose-2 dehydratase, whose amino-acid sequence MHAFDVKIGINPISWSNDDLPSLGGEISLEQALAEGAAIGYRGFELGNKFPRQPEALAAALAPHGLQCVSGWHSGRLAERGVDEEIAAVEPHLRLLAASGCRVMVYGEVAQAIQGQPRPLSQRPRFGSERQWRDYGERLNAFGRHLQSHGLTLAYHHHMGAYVETPDDVDALMAVTGPEVGLLFDSGHIAFAGGEPLAVLRRHIGRVVHVHCKDIRPQVARLARNRGWSFLEAVLNGVFTVPGDGVIDFEALLRMLAEHGYRGWLVVEAEQDPVVAPSYRYAELGFRTLAGLVAAIRAGAPERSCA is encoded by the coding sequence ATGCATGCATTCGACGTGAAAATCGGCATCAATCCGATCTCCTGGAGCAATGACGACCTGCCGTCGCTGGGCGGCGAAATCTCGCTGGAACAGGCGCTGGCCGAAGGCGCGGCCATCGGCTACCGCGGTTTTGAGCTGGGCAATAAATTTCCGCGCCAGCCGGAAGCGCTGGCGGCGGCGCTGGCGCCGCACGGCCTGCAATGCGTGTCCGGCTGGCATTCCGGCCGTCTGGCCGAGCGCGGCGTGGATGAGGAAATCGCCGCCGTGGAACCGCATCTGCGCTTGTTGGCCGCCAGCGGCTGCCGGGTGATGGTCTACGGCGAAGTGGCCCAGGCGATACAGGGCCAGCCGCGCCCCTTGAGCCAGCGTCCGCGCTTTGGCTCGGAGCGGCAATGGCGCGATTACGGCGAGCGGCTGAACGCCTTCGGCCGCCATCTGCAAAGCCACGGCCTGACGCTGGCCTACCATCACCACATGGGCGCCTACGTCGAAACCCCGGACGATGTAGACGCGTTGATGGCGGTCACCGGCCCGGAAGTGGGCCTGCTGTTCGACAGCGGCCACATCGCCTTCGCCGGCGGCGAACCGCTGGCGGTGCTGCGCCGCCATATCGGCCGCGTGGTCCACGTCCATTGCAAGGATATCCGCCCGCAGGTGGCGCGGCTGGCGCGCAACCGCGGCTGGAGTTTTCTGGAGGCGGTGCTCAACGGCGTGTTCACCGTGCCCGGCGACGGCGTCATCGATTTCGAAGCCCTGCTGCGCATGCTGGCCGAGCACGGCTATCGCGGCTGGCTGGTGGTGGAGGCGGAGCAGGACCCGGTGGTGGCGCCCAGCTACCGCTATGCCGAACTGGGCTTTCGCACCCTGGCCGGGCTGGTGGCCGCCATCCGCGCCGGCGCGCCGGAAAGGAGCTGCGCATGA
- the iolD gene encoding 3D-(3,5/4)-trihydroxycyclohexane-1,2-dione acylhydrolase (decyclizing), with amino-acid sequence MSTMRLTMAQALVRYLAAQRVELDGEEVQLFAGVWAIFGHGNVAGLGEALQQAGDSLPTWRAHNEQGMAHAAIAYAKAHFRRRMMAVSSSIGPGATNLVTAAALAHVNRLPLLLLPGDVFVSRAPDPVLQQLEAPQDGTLSVNDCLRPVSRYFDRIVHPAQLLTALPRALAVLTDPAQCGPATLALPQDVQTMAWDYPADWFRPRLWRIAAPPPEPDALERAARALAAARRPLIVAGGGVLYSAGGAAALRAFAERHGAPVAETQAGKSALPWDHPLQLGAIGVTGSPAANRLAERADLVLALGSRLQDFSTGSGQLFRQARLLSVNVNALDGIKADAVALSGDAALCLDALSARLDGWRADAGWSAEARALAEDWRAETARVTGQRQPHGLPYDGEVIGAVQRHPGSERDDIVVCAAGTLPAELHKLWRAATPGGYHLEYGYSCMGYEIAGGLGVKMARPEREVIVMVGDGSYLMMNSELATSVMLDRKLIVVLLDNRGYGCINRLQQACGGAPFNNLLDDCRQGRHGAPRVDFAAHARALGAEAEHVADIAGLEAALVRARAAERSYLIVIDTDPARTTEAGGCWWEVAVPEVSERAEVRAARQAYEDRLRRRQYE; translated from the coding sequence ATGAGCACGATGCGTTTGACCATGGCCCAGGCGCTGGTGCGCTATCTGGCCGCGCAGCGGGTGGAACTGGACGGCGAGGAGGTGCAACTGTTCGCCGGGGTGTGGGCCATCTTCGGCCACGGCAACGTCGCCGGCCTGGGGGAGGCGCTGCAACAGGCCGGCGACAGCCTGCCCACCTGGCGCGCCCACAATGAGCAGGGCATGGCCCACGCCGCCATCGCCTACGCCAAAGCCCATTTCCGCCGCCGGATGATGGCGGTGAGCAGCTCCATCGGCCCCGGCGCCACCAATCTGGTCACCGCCGCGGCGCTGGCCCACGTCAACCGGCTGCCCTTGCTGCTCTTGCCCGGCGACGTGTTCGTGTCGCGCGCGCCGGACCCGGTGCTGCAGCAACTGGAAGCGCCGCAGGACGGCACGCTGTCGGTCAACGACTGCCTGCGGCCGGTGTCGCGCTATTTCGACCGCATCGTCCACCCGGCGCAGCTGCTCACGGCCTTGCCGCGCGCGCTGGCGGTGCTGACCGATCCGGCGCAATGCGGGCCGGCCACGCTGGCGCTGCCGCAGGACGTGCAGACCATGGCCTGGGATTATCCGGCCGACTGGTTCCGGCCGCGGCTATGGCGCATCGCCGCGCCGCCGCCGGAACCGGACGCGCTGGAGCGGGCGGCGCGGGCGCTGGCCGCCGCGCGGCGGCCGCTGATCGTGGCCGGCGGCGGCGTGCTCTACAGCGCCGGCGGCGCGGCGGCCTTGCGCGCCTTCGCCGAGCGCCACGGCGCGCCGGTGGCCGAGACCCAGGCCGGCAAGAGCGCCTTGCCCTGGGACCACCCGCTGCAATTGGGGGCGATCGGCGTCACCGGCTCGCCGGCCGCCAACCGGCTGGCGGAACGGGCTGACCTGGTGCTGGCGCTGGGCAGCCGTTTGCAGGACTTCAGCACCGGCTCCGGGCAGCTGTTCCGCCAGGCGCGGCTGCTCAGCGTCAACGTCAATGCGCTGGACGGGATCAAGGCCGACGCCGTGGCCCTGAGCGGCGACGCCGCGCTGTGCCTGGACGCGCTGTCGGCGCGGCTGGACGGCTGGCGCGCCGACGCCGGCTGGAGCGCCGAGGCGCGCGCGCTGGCCGAGGACTGGCGCGCGGAGACGGCGCGCGTCACCGGACAGCGCCAGCCGCACGGCCTGCCTTACGACGGGGAGGTAATCGGCGCGGTGCAGCGCCACCCCGGCTCCGAGCGCGACGACATCGTGGTCTGCGCCGCCGGCACCCTGCCGGCCGAGCTGCACAAGCTGTGGCGCGCGGCGACGCCGGGCGGCTACCACCTGGAATACGGCTATTCCTGCATGGGCTATGAAATCGCCGGCGGCCTGGGCGTAAAGATGGCGCGGCCGGAGCGCGAAGTCATCGTGATGGTGGGCGACGGCAGCTATCTGATGATGAACAGCGAGTTGGCCACCTCGGTGATGCTGGACCGCAAACTGATCGTAGTGCTGTTGGACAACCGCGGCTACGGCTGCATCAACCGCTTGCAGCAAGCCTGCGGCGGCGCGCCGTTCAACAATTTGCTGGACGACTGCCGCCAGGGCCGCCACGGCGCGCCGCGGGTGGATTTCGCCGCCCATGCCCGCGCGCTGGGCGCCGAGGCCGAGCACGTGGCCGACATCGCCGGCCTGGAGGCGGCGCTGGTCCGCGCCCGCGCCGCGGAACGCAGTTATCTGATCGTGATCGATACCGACCCGGCGCGCACCACCGAGGCCGGCGGCTGCTGGTGGGAAGTGGCGGTGCCGGAGGTGTCGGAACGGGCCGAGGTGCGCGCCGCGCGCCAGGCTTACGAAGACCGGCTGCGCCGGCGTCAATACGAATAG
- a CDS encoding bifunctional 5-dehydro-2-deoxygluconokinase/5-dehydro-2-deoxyphosphogluconate aldolase, with product MQNTTRFASGRDRDLVCLGRLAVDLYAQQLGAPLEDAASFAKYLGGSSANIAFGAARLGLKSAMLSRVGDEQMGRFLLKTLSAEGCDVSQVRVDPERLTALTLLGIKDRDTFPLLFYRENCADMALGVEDIDEDFIAGSQALLITGTHLSRPGVEAASRRALQYARRHDARTVLDIDYRPVLWGLAGRGDGETRYIASEEVSAHLQSLLSEFDLIVGTEEEFLIAGGAAELMPALARVRALSRAVLVVKLGPLGCAVIPDAVPARIEDAFSVAGAPVEVMNVLGAGDAFLAGFLSAWLRGGDYAECCRRANACGALVVSRHGCAPAMPTPAELECFLATPTRRPGEDAALSRLHRVSAARPRWDELCVFAFDHRSQFFELARAAGADEARLPRLKQLLVQAVADVEQRLDLHGRVGVLIDERYGADALSAATGRGWWVGRPVELPGSNPLVFEQGRAMAGALNAWPREQVIKCLVQYHPDDELDNRLEQEAQVRALYDAAQASGHELLLEIIPSKDLPRAADTVYRALKRLYNLGVYPDWWKLEPPAAAQWPALDALIAERDPYCRGVVLLGLNAPLDALRQGFAAARASRSCRGFMVGRSLFQRPAERWLAGEIDDAGLVAEAGARFAELVAVWREERGEAGRALSQEGAR from the coding sequence ATGCAAAACACCACCCGTTTCGCCAGCGGCCGCGACCGCGACCTGGTCTGCCTGGGCCGGCTGGCGGTGGACCTGTACGCGCAGCAGCTGGGCGCGCCGCTGGAAGACGCGGCCAGCTTCGCCAAATACCTGGGCGGCTCCTCCGCCAACATCGCTTTCGGCGCGGCCCGGCTGGGTTTGAAATCGGCGATGCTGTCCCGCGTCGGCGACGAGCAGATGGGACGCTTCCTGCTCAAGACCCTGAGCGCCGAAGGCTGCGACGTCAGCCAGGTAAGGGTGGACCCGGAGCGGCTGACCGCCCTGACCCTGCTGGGCATCAAGGACCGCGACACCTTCCCTCTGCTGTTCTACCGCGAAAACTGCGCCGACATGGCGCTCGGCGTCGAGGACATCGACGAGGATTTCATCGCCGGCAGCCAGGCCTTGCTGATCACCGGCACCCATCTGTCCCGGCCCGGGGTGGAGGCGGCCAGCCGCCGCGCGCTGCAATACGCGCGCCGCCACGACGCGCGCACGGTGCTGGACATCGACTACCGGCCGGTGCTGTGGGGCCTGGCCGGCCGCGGCGACGGCGAAACCCGCTACATCGCCAGCGAGGAGGTCAGCGCCCACTTGCAGAGCCTGCTCTCCGAGTTCGACCTCATCGTCGGCACCGAGGAGGAGTTCCTGATCGCCGGCGGCGCGGCCGAGCTGATGCCGGCCTTGGCCCGGGTGCGCGCGCTGAGCCGGGCGGTGCTGGTGGTCAAGCTGGGGCCCTTGGGCTGCGCGGTGATTCCCGACGCGGTGCCGGCGCGCATCGAGGACGCCTTCAGCGTGGCCGGCGCGCCAGTGGAGGTGATGAATGTGCTGGGCGCCGGCGACGCCTTCCTGGCCGGCTTCCTGTCCGCCTGGCTGCGCGGCGGCGACTACGCCGAATGCTGCCGCCGCGCCAACGCCTGCGGCGCGCTGGTGGTGTCGCGCCACGGCTGCGCGCCGGCGATGCCGACCCCGGCCGAACTGGAGTGCTTTCTCGCCACGCCGACGCGGCGGCCGGGCGAGGACGCGGCCTTGAGCCGGCTGCATCGGGTCAGCGCGGCGCGGCCGCGTTGGGACGAGTTGTGCGTGTTCGCCTTCGACCACCGCAGCCAGTTTTTCGAACTGGCGCGCGCGGCGGGCGCGGACGAGGCGCGGCTGCCGCGTTTGAAGCAACTGCTGGTGCAAGCGGTGGCCGACGTCGAGCAGCGGCTGGATCTGCACGGGCGGGTGGGGGTGTTGATCGACGAGCGCTACGGCGCCGACGCGCTGTCCGCCGCCACCGGCCGCGGCTGGTGGGTGGGCCGGCCGGTGGAGCTGCCCGGCTCCAATCCGCTGGTGTTCGAGCAAGGCCGCGCGATGGCCGGCGCCTTGAACGCCTGGCCGCGCGAGCAGGTGATCAAATGCCTGGTCCAGTACCACCCGGACGATGAGCTGGACAACCGGCTGGAGCAGGAGGCGCAGGTCCGCGCGCTCTACGACGCCGCCCAGGCCAGCGGCCACGAATTACTGCTGGAAATCATCCCGTCCAAGGATTTGCCGCGCGCCGCCGACACCGTCTACCGCGCGCTCAAGCGCCTGTACAACCTGGGCGTTTATCCAGACTGGTGGAAGCTGGAGCCGCCCGCCGCCGCGCAATGGCCGGCGCTGGACGCGCTGATCGCCGAGCGCGATCCCTATTGCCGCGGCGTGGTGCTGCTGGGGCTGAACGCGCCCTTGGACGCGCTGCGCCAGGGCTTCGCCGCCGCGCGCGCCAGCCGCAGCTGCCGCGGCTTCATGGTGGGGCGCAGCCTGTTTCAGCGGCCGGCCGAACGCTGGCTGGCCGGCGAGATCGACGACGCCGGCCTGGTGGCCGAGGCCGGCGCGCGTTTCGCCGAGCTGGTAGCGGTGTGGCGCGAGGAGCGCGGCGAAGCCGGCCGCGCGCTCAGCCAGGAGGGCGCGCGATGA
- a CDS encoding ATP-binding cassette domain-containing protein, producing the protein MKPCDDYILELDQVSKTFGSVIALQKVDLQLRRGEVHCLLGDNGAGKSTLIKTLAGVHRPSGGEYRVDGQPVRFDSPRQALDQGIATVYQDLALVPLMSVARNFFLGREPMKKWLGLLPVLDLELAGEVAHDKLAEMGIHIRDPHQAIGTLSGGEKQCLAIARAIYFGARVLILDEPTAALGVKQSVNVLKLISKARDKGISVIFITHNVNHAYPIGDRFTLLNRGRSFGTYAKDAVSKEEVLDMMAGGAEMQKLMAELDGVHI; encoded by the coding sequence ATGAAACCGTGTGACGACTACATCCTGGAGCTGGATCAGGTCAGCAAGACCTTCGGTTCGGTGATCGCCTTGCAGAAGGTGGATCTGCAGCTGCGCCGCGGCGAGGTGCATTGCCTGCTGGGCGACAACGGCGCCGGCAAGTCCACGCTGATCAAGACCCTGGCCGGGGTGCACCGGCCCAGCGGCGGCGAATACCGGGTGGACGGACAGCCGGTGCGCTTCGACTCGCCGCGCCAGGCGCTGGACCAGGGCATCGCCACCGTTTACCAGGACCTGGCCCTGGTGCCGCTGATGTCGGTGGCGCGCAATTTCTTCCTGGGCCGCGAGCCGATGAAGAAATGGCTGGGTCTGCTGCCGGTGCTGGATCTGGAACTGGCCGGCGAGGTGGCGCACGACAAGCTGGCGGAAATGGGCATCCACATCCGCGACCCGCATCAGGCGATAGGCACCCTGTCCGGCGGCGAGAAGCAATGCCTGGCCATCGCTCGCGCCATTTACTTCGGCGCGCGGGTGCTGATCCTGGACGAGCCCACCGCCGCGCTGGGCGTCAAGCAGAGCGTCAATGTGCTCAAGCTGATTTCCAAGGCGCGCGACAAGGGCATCTCGGTGATCTTCATCACCCACAACGTCAACCACGCTTACCCGATAGGCGACCGCTTCACCCTGCTCAACCGCGGCCGCTCGTTCGGCACTTACGCCAAGGACGCGGTCAGCAAGGAGGAGGTGCTGGACATGATGGCCGGCGGCGCAGAAATGCAGAAACTGATGGCCGAGCTGGACGGCGTCCATATCTAA
- a CDS encoding ABC transporter permease encodes MSMSKASPGKAAGIRMAPPGDDERVRRLSLFDRLMGRPEFAAVAGAALVFAVFGVGAGGSGMFAVDGIVNWSQVAAYLGIIAIGACLLMIAGEFDLSLGSMIGFAGMMVAIPPLYFGWPFWLAVLFAFAGSLAVGWLNGYLVLKTRLPSFIVTLAFLFILRGLTLALSILFANRTIVSGVGDLAAADPLAQWLFVGHVGAGLFHWLAGIGAIASLPDGGAAAAGVPKVLLWWLALAAIAAFVLARTRIGNWIFAAGGDANAAKNVGVPVKQVKIGLFMFTAFCACLFAVLQVCDVGSAAADRGLQKEFEAIIAAVIGGCLLTGGYGSVVGACFGALIFGVVQIGITYTNINSDWFRVFLGLMLLMAVLFNHYVRRRVTEAK; translated from the coding sequence ATGAGCATGAGCAAGGCCAGCCCGGGCAAGGCCGCGGGCATCCGCATGGCGCCGCCCGGCGACGATGAAAGAGTGCGGCGGCTGTCGCTGTTCGACCGGCTGATGGGACGGCCGGAATTCGCCGCCGTCGCCGGCGCGGCGCTGGTGTTCGCGGTGTTCGGCGTCGGCGCCGGCGGTTCCGGCATGTTCGCCGTGGACGGCATCGTCAACTGGTCGCAGGTGGCGGCCTATCTCGGCATCATCGCCATCGGCGCCTGCCTGCTGATGATAGCCGGCGAGTTCGATCTGAGCCTGGGCTCGATGATAGGCTTCGCCGGCATGATGGTGGCGATCCCGCCGCTGTACTTCGGCTGGCCGTTCTGGCTGGCCGTCCTGTTCGCCTTCGCCGGTTCGCTGGCGGTGGGCTGGCTCAACGGCTATCTGGTGCTCAAGACCCGGTTGCCGTCCTTCATCGTCACCCTGGCTTTTCTGTTCATCCTGCGCGGCCTGACGCTGGCGCTGTCCATTCTGTTCGCTAACCGCACCATCGTCAGCGGCGTCGGCGATCTGGCGGCGGCGGACCCGCTGGCGCAATGGCTGTTCGTCGGCCATGTCGGCGCCGGCCTGTTCCACTGGCTGGCCGGCATCGGCGCCATCGCCTCCCTGCCGGACGGCGGCGCGGCGGCGGCCGGCGTGCCCAAGGTGCTGCTGTGGTGGCTGGCGCTGGCGGCGATCGCGGCCTTCGTGCTGGCGCGCACCCGGATCGGCAACTGGATCTTCGCCGCCGGCGGCGACGCCAACGCCGCCAAGAACGTGGGGGTGCCGGTCAAGCAGGTGAAGATAGGCCTGTTCATGTTCACCGCCTTCTGCGCCTGCCTGTTCGCGGTGCTGCAAGTGTGCGATGTGGGCTCCGCCGCCGCGGACCGCGGCCTGCAAAAGGAGTTCGAGGCCATCATCGCCGCGGTGATCGGCGGCTGTCTGCTCACCGGCGGCTACGGCTCGGTGGTGGGCGCCTGCTTCGGCGCGCTGATCTTCGGCGTGGTGCAGATCGGCATCACCTACACCAATATCAACTCGGACTGGTTCCGCGTCTTCCTCGGCCTGATGCTGCTGATGGCGGTGTTGTTCAATCACTATGTCAGACGCCGCGTGACGGAGGCCAAATGA
- a CDS encoding sugar ABC transporter substrate-binding protein yields MQQRSWKCKWRRALPAAALALCALAQPALAADARFVLVSHAPDSDAWWNTIKNAIKQAGEDFNVQVDYRNPPNGDLADMARLIEQAAARNYDGVIASIADYDVLKRPLGQVVAKKIPLVTINSGTVKQSESLGALLHVGQPEYDAGFDSGKQAKAAGIKSFLCVNHYATNPASFERCKGFADAIGADVRKSTLDAGDDPTGIESKVSAYLRNNPGTQALLTLGPTSASPAIKAVKKMGLAGKLYFATFDLSEDISKAIKDGTVKFAIDQQPYLQGYIPVAALAIMKRDKTADPVKVEAALKANPKFQARLREYGLAPLYKGRHINSGPGFVTKDNIAKVEKYAGQFR; encoded by the coding sequence ATGCAGCAGCGATCCTGGAAGTGTAAGTGGAGGCGGGCTCTGCCCGCAGCGGCGCTGGCGCTCTGCGCGCTGGCCCAGCCGGCGCTGGCGGCCGATGCCCGTTTCGTGCTGGTCAGCCACGCGCCGGATTCCGACGCCTGGTGGAACACCATCAAGAACGCGATCAAGCAGGCCGGCGAGGACTTCAACGTGCAGGTGGATTACCGCAATCCGCCCAATGGCGACCTGGCCGATATGGCGCGCTTGATCGAACAGGCGGCGGCGCGCAATTACGACGGCGTGATCGCCAGCATCGCCGATTACGATGTGCTGAAGCGGCCGCTGGGCCAGGTGGTGGCCAAGAAGATTCCGCTGGTCACCATCAATTCCGGCACCGTCAAGCAAAGCGAAAGCCTGGGCGCCTTGCTGCACGTCGGCCAGCCGGAATACGACGCCGGCTTCGATTCCGGCAAGCAGGCCAAGGCCGCCGGCATCAAGAGCTTCCTCTGCGTCAACCACTACGCCACCAATCCGGCCTCCTTCGAGCGCTGCAAGGGCTTCGCCGACGCCATCGGCGCCGATGTGCGCAAATCCACGCTGGACGCCGGCGACGACCCCACCGGCATCGAAAGCAAGGTCAGCGCCTATCTGCGCAACAATCCCGGCACCCAGGCGCTGCTGACGCTGGGGCCGACCTCGGCCAGTCCGGCGATCAAGGCGGTGAAGAAGATGGGCCTGGCCGGCAAGCTCTACTTCGCCACCTTCGACCTGTCCGAGGACATTTCCAAGGCGATCAAGGACGGCACCGTCAAGTTCGCCATCGACCAGCAACCCTATCTGCAGGGCTATATCCCGGTGGCGGCGCTGGCCATCATGAAACGCGACAAGACCGCGGACCCGGTCAAGGTGGAAGCGGCGCTCAAGGCCAACCCCAAATTCCAGGCCCGGCTGAGGGAGTACGGGCTGGCCCCCCTCTACAAGGGCCGCCACATCAACTCCGGCCCCGGCTTCGTCACCAAGGACAATATCGCCAAAGTGGAGAAGTACGCCGGGCAGTTCCGCTGA
- a CDS encoding MurR/RpiR family transcriptional regulator has translation MANTAPAEELMQRIAAEYDTLSKQLKVIAGYVEQHRGTLMLQRITDIAQACEVQPSAIVRFAQRFGFAGFSDMQAVFRDAFTPQGAPQPNYRQRIQSLIASRDEQRSAAGMTRDFIAACQQGLQELDAALDEAQLEAAVELLLNADNIYVTGVRRMFPIASYIAYALQHTAKKVHLLSGLGGMFPQQIRSIGEQDVLIAISFQPYGKESRYCARVAAQHKARQLVITDSQLSPLARGADAVLTVREGSAFSFRSLTSTICLCQALFIALACRLELNIEETKETGGYDD, from the coding sequence ATGGCCAACACCGCCCCCGCCGAGGAATTGATGCAGCGCATCGCCGCCGAATACGACACGCTGAGCAAGCAGCTGAAAGTGATTGCCGGCTACGTGGAGCAGCACCGGGGCACGCTGATGCTGCAGCGCATTACCGACATCGCCCAGGCTTGCGAGGTGCAGCCTTCGGCCATCGTCCGCTTCGCCCAGCGCTTCGGCTTTGCCGGCTTTTCCGATATGCAGGCCGTGTTCCGTGACGCATTTACGCCACAGGGCGCGCCGCAGCCCAATTACCGCCAGCGCATCCAGAGCCTGATCGCCAGCCGCGACGAGCAGCGCTCCGCCGCCGGCATGACCCGGGACTTCATCGCCGCCTGCCAGCAAGGCCTGCAGGAACTGGACGCCGCGCTGGACGAGGCGCAGCTGGAGGCGGCGGTGGAACTGCTGCTGAACGCCGACAACATCTACGTGACCGGGGTGCGGCGCATGTTTCCCATCGCCTCCTACATCGCCTACGCCTTGCAGCACACCGCCAAGAAAGTGCATCTGCTGTCCGGCCTGGGCGGCATGTTTCCGCAGCAAATCCGCAGCATTGGCGAACAAGACGTGCTGATCGCCATCAGCTTCCAGCCCTACGGCAAGGAAAGCCGCTATTGCGCGCGGGTGGCGGCGCAGCACAAGGCCCGGCAATTGGTGATCACCGACAGCCAGCTCAGCCCGCTGGCGCGCGGGGCCGACGCGGTATTGACGGTCAGGGAAGGCTCGGCCTTCTCCTTCCGTTCGCTGACCAGCACCATCTGCCTGTGCCAGGCGCTGTTCATCGCGCTGGCCTGCCGGCTGGAGCTGAACATAGAAGAAACCAAGGAGACTGGAGGATATGATGATTGA
- the iolG gene encoding inositol 2-dehydrogenase: MMIDAALFGAGRIGKIHAANLARLPGMRLKYVVDSHAPAARELAAAHGAEACAAEQALDDPAVRAVVIASSTDTHAELILAAAARGKAIFCEKPVDLELERARQCAQAVAAAGVPCLIGFQRRYDPTFAALKARLAAGEIGAPEMLIVTSRDPGAPPLDYIRRSGGIFKDMLIHDFDICRWILDDEVLSVHASASALSDPAIAAAGDADSAAVTLRTRQGRLCQINTSRRAAYGYDQRFEVLGSRGMLQAGNHRPTEVIAYGERAVAVDLPEPFFLERYRQAYAAEMAHFLEVIRDGAAPRTTVEDGVRALELADGATRSWRSGQVVELDQV; the protein is encoded by the coding sequence ATGATGATTGACGCAGCGCTGTTCGGAGCCGGCCGCATCGGCAAGATCCACGCCGCCAACCTAGCCCGCCTGCCGGGCATGCGGCTCAAATACGTGGTGGACAGCCACGCGCCGGCGGCGCGGGAGCTGGCCGCCGCCCACGGCGCCGAGGCCTGCGCCGCGGAACAAGCGCTGGACGATCCGGCAGTGCGCGCCGTGGTCATCGCCTCCAGCACCGACACCCACGCCGAGCTGATCCTGGCCGCCGCCGCGCGCGGCAAGGCCATCTTCTGCGAAAAACCGGTGGACCTGGAGCTGGAGCGCGCGCGCCAGTGCGCCCAGGCGGTGGCCGCGGCCGGCGTGCCCTGCCTGATCGGCTTCCAGCGCCGCTACGACCCCACCTTCGCCGCGCTCAAGGCCAGGCTGGCCGCCGGCGAGATCGGCGCGCCGGAAATGCTGATCGTCACCAGCCGCGACCCCGGCGCGCCGCCGCTGGACTATATCCGCCGCTCCGGCGGCATCTTCAAGGACATGCTGATCCACGACTTCGACATCTGCCGCTGGATTCTGGACGACGAAGTCCTCAGCGTGCACGCAAGCGCCAGCGCGCTGAGCGACCCGGCCATCGCCGCCGCCGGCGACGCCGACAGCGCGGCGGTGACGCTGCGCACCCGCCAGGGCCGGCTGTGCCAGATCAACACCAGCCGCCGCGCCGCCTACGGCTACGACCAGCGCTTCGAAGTGCTGGGCAGCCGCGGCATGCTGCAGGCCGGCAACCACCGGCCCACCGAGGTGATCGCCTACGGCGAGCGCGCTGTGGCCGTCGACCTGCCGGAGCCCTTCTTCCTGGAGCGCTACCGCCAGGCCTACGCCGCCGAGATGGCCCACTTCCTGGAGGTGATCCGCGACGGCGCCGCGCCGCGCACCACGGTGGAGGACGGCGTGCGCGCGCTGGAACTGGCCGACGGCGCCACCCGCTCCTGGCGCTCGGGTCAGGTCGTCGAATTGGATCAGGTCTAA
- a CDS encoding Gfo/Idh/MocA family oxidoreductase, with protein MSTLNLGVAGLGRLGRRHALNLRERIVGARLIAVCSPLPEELDWARRELPDAAGHAALEGLLAQPGLDAVLLATPTALHAEQIIACLDAGKHVFCEKPLALNLEDCLRVERAAARRPELKAMVGFVRRFDPSYQDAAAKLAQGLVGRPYLVRSQTCDLNDDSGFFVQFAPASGGIFMDCSIHDIDLARWLLGAPRPLRVWASGVNAVHGALAQYGDVDNGVAMCEFEDGKLACFYASRTQAHGHETLTEIFATQGRLSVGANPRANRVEISDRHGVRNECVTDFYQRFAEAFTLELQHFVDAARLDLPLALSLADAREATRIGLAIAEALRTRQAVEL; from the coding sequence ATGTCTACATTAAACCTCGGTGTCGCCGGCCTGGGCCGGCTGGGCCGCCGCCACGCGCTCAATCTGCGCGAGCGCATCGTCGGCGCGCGCCTGATCGCCGTCTGCTCGCCGCTGCCGGAAGAGCTGGACTGGGCTCGCCGGGAACTGCCCGACGCCGCCGGCCACGCGGCGCTGGAGGGCCTGCTTGCCCAACCGGGGCTGGACGCGGTGCTGCTGGCCACGCCCACCGCGCTGCACGCCGAGCAGATCATCGCCTGCCTGGACGCGGGCAAACACGTGTTCTGCGAAAAGCCGCTGGCGCTGAATCTGGAGGACTGCCTGCGAGTGGAGCGCGCTGCCGCCCGCCGCCCGGAGCTCAAGGCCATGGTGGGTTTCGTGCGCCGCTTCGACCCCAGCTACCAGGACGCCGCCGCCAAGCTGGCGCAGGGCCTGGTGGGCCGGCCCTATCTGGTGCGCTCGCAAACCTGCGATCTCAACGACGACAGCGGCTTCTTCGTGCAATTCGCCCCCGCCAGCGGCGGCATCTTCATGGATTGCAGCATCCACGACATCGATCTGGCGCGCTGGCTACTGGGCGCGCCGCGTCCGTTGCGGGTATGGGCCAGCGGCGTCAACGCGGTGCACGGCGCGCTGGCACAATACGGCGACGTGGACAACGGCGTGGCGATGTGCGAGTTCGAGGACGGCAAGCTGGCCTGCTTCTACGCCTCGCGCACTCAGGCCCACGGCCATGAAACGCTGACCGAGATCTTCGCCACCCAGGGCCGGCTGAGCGTGGGCGCCAACCCGCGCGCCAACCGCGTGGAGATCAGCGACCGCCACGGCGTGCGCAATGAATGCGTGACGGATTTCTATCAGCGCTTCGCCGAAGCCTTCACGCTGGAGCTGCAGCACTTCGTCGACGCCGCGCGCCTGGACCTGCCGCTGGCCTTGAGCCTGGCCGACGCCCGCGAAGCCACCCGCATCGGCCTGGCCATCGCGGAGGCCTTGAGGACCCGGCAGGCGGTGGAGTTGTAA